One window of Dyadobacter sandarakinus genomic DNA carries:
- a CDS encoding T9SS type A sorting domain-containing protein, producing the protein MKKTFIKKGVFACIAILSGVISSFAQTITTGAVTPDPVCVGSSISVAFTKTGTFPAGTKFTVQLSNILGGYIGSTDLGTGTTSPISLVIPANVVPGALYKVRVIAESPDVVGSDSETLTINATPAAPAASDVTYKQGDTAAPLNATGINKKWYTSATGGTGSATAPVPSTATAGTKSYFVTQTLGSCESERTEIKVTVTVCNTAKPVVKDISYCQKEDADALTATGTSLKWYTTATGGTASATAPTPSTTTTGTRSYYVTQTINGCESERAEIEVTVKAISAAPTLTAAESAVTLCQGSDAKALTASGTGLKWYTASAGGTALLSAPVPDTDDEGIATYYVSQTASNSCESSRVKVTVTVKESPKAPTVADTSYCVGEKAVALTVESGNPYKWYTTATGGTGSATAPTPATTAAASVSYYVTQANTYGSLVCESPRAKLDVVVNPTPATIPALIDSVCQDLSGKTYTFDAKAAQGNTLNWYTAATGGTGVKTTPAVNLKTAAQVIYYVTQESAKGCESVRSSQKVVVKTLPAAPVIDAPTVEYCQFTPAKALTATALSKATLYWYGSSATGGTGTTSAPVPSTLVGGTTSYYVGQTLAGCVSTRTKIDVKINTTPKPQTNTSLSYCQNAEAPILDATGTVLKWYREANSTDWQGFPFTPYTEKVEDYSFYVTQTGTNGCESPKEEIKIHIKARPSATISGNANIDLGGTATITLNFTGDGPWAYALSSGQSDTTNQATVQLPVKPTKTTTYSVAEVSNDCGKGTPIGSAVVSVRVPTISTGSPSASEACAGKSFNVPFQQSGEFPAGNQFRVQISRVNQDARFWTVPSVTAGGLITATFPDTTTGGSYFVRVVSIGANADFTVKGSVSPINITASPLPVATLSGNQTIIAGETANLKAEITGRSPWTFVLSDGVKDSTFTTSASSFNFKVAPRTTSFYTIKSVSNSCGVGKGAGSARIQVDPILGVEPPAAAAAWVKIYPTLVQGSCTVEITGTLSGRQAKAEILDLNGRQRSSSTLRSNITEVNFSNLPSGLYLLRVQNGDLSTVQRVLKP; encoded by the coding sequence ATGAAAAAAACATTTATTAAAAAGGGAGTTTTTGCCTGCATTGCCATATTATCAGGAGTAATTTCTTCATTTGCCCAAACAATCACCACGGGAGCTGTGACCCCGGATCCGGTCTGTGTCGGCAGCTCTATTTCGGTTGCTTTTACCAAAACAGGGACCTTCCCAGCAGGTACAAAGTTTACAGTTCAGCTCTCGAACATACTGGGTGGTTACATCGGAAGTACCGACCTGGGAACAGGCACGACGTCTCCCATCAGCTTAGTAATACCTGCCAATGTGGTGCCCGGCGCCCTATACAAGGTACGCGTCATTGCAGAGTCACCCGATGTAGTCGGATCGGATAGTGAAACCCTGACGATCAATGCCACTCCTGCTGCACCCGCAGCTTCTGATGTAACTTATAAACAGGGTGACACCGCCGCGCCGCTCAATGCGACCGGTATTAACAAGAAATGGTATACCTCGGCAACCGGGGGCACCGGCTCTGCAACTGCGCCTGTACCTTCCACTGCAACTGCAGGCACCAAAAGCTACTTTGTAACCCAGACGCTGGGCAGTTGCGAAAGCGAGCGTACAGAAATTAAGGTTACCGTAACGGTTTGCAACACTGCAAAACCGGTTGTTAAAGATATTTCATATTGCCAGAAAGAGGATGCTGATGCGCTGACCGCTACCGGCACCAGCCTGAAATGGTATACCACAGCTACCGGTGGAACCGCCTCAGCAACTGCCCCTACTCCGTCGACCACTACCACAGGTACCAGGAGCTATTACGTGACCCAAACCATCAATGGATGTGAGAGTGAGCGCGCTGAAATTGAAGTGACAGTTAAAGCTATTTCGGCTGCTCCTACCCTTACGGCGGCCGAGAGTGCAGTAACACTTTGCCAGGGTTCAGATGCGAAAGCATTGACAGCCAGCGGCACCGGACTAAAATGGTACACAGCTTCCGCAGGCGGCACTGCACTGCTCTCAGCTCCCGTCCCGGACACCGACGATGAGGGCATTGCCACTTATTATGTTAGCCAGACCGCCTCAAACAGCTGCGAAAGTTCCAGGGTGAAAGTGACGGTAACTGTTAAAGAATCCCCCAAAGCACCTACTGTGGCAGACACAAGCTACTGTGTAGGCGAAAAGGCTGTGGCACTAACCGTAGAAAGTGGTAATCCTTACAAATGGTACACCACAGCAACCGGGGGAACCGGCTCAGCTACCGCACCTACCCCGGCCACAACGGCTGCCGCTTCTGTTTCCTACTACGTTACCCAGGCGAATACATATGGATCACTGGTGTGCGAAAGTCCGCGTGCCAAACTGGACGTGGTAGTAAACCCTACTCCCGCAACCATCCCTGCACTGATTGATTCGGTATGCCAGGACCTTTCCGGCAAGACCTACACGTTTGATGCCAAGGCGGCTCAGGGCAACACGCTGAACTGGTACACTGCTGCAACAGGCGGAACCGGTGTAAAAACAACACCCGCTGTTAATCTGAAAACTGCTGCCCAGGTAATTTATTACGTGACGCAGGAGTCGGCCAAAGGTTGTGAAAGCGTGCGGTCTTCACAAAAGGTAGTGGTAAAAACCTTACCCGCAGCGCCGGTCATTGACGCGCCCACGGTGGAATATTGCCAGTTTACACCCGCAAAAGCATTGACGGCTACTGCACTGAGCAAGGCAACATTGTACTGGTATGGTTCCAGTGCAACAGGCGGCACAGGTACCACCTCAGCTCCTGTACCTTCTACCTTGGTAGGCGGAACAACTTCCTACTATGTGGGCCAGACGCTCGCAGGATGTGTAAGTACACGTACGAAAATAGATGTTAAGATAAACACTACTCCAAAGCCGCAAACCAACACATCGCTGTCGTACTGCCAGAATGCGGAAGCCCCGATCCTGGATGCAACGGGAACGGTATTGAAATGGTACCGGGAGGCAAACAGCACGGACTGGCAGGGTTTCCCATTCACACCTTACACAGAGAAGGTGGAAGATTATTCTTTTTATGTAACACAAACCGGCACCAATGGCTGTGAAAGTCCAAAAGAAGAAATCAAAATCCATATCAAGGCGCGCCCTTCCGCTACGATCAGCGGCAATGCAAACATTGACCTTGGTGGCACAGCGACCATTACCCTGAACTTTACGGGTGACGGACCATGGGCTTATGCATTGTCGAGCGGCCAGTCCGACACGACAAACCAGGCGACCGTGCAATTGCCGGTAAAACCTACCAAGACCACCACTTACTCGGTAGCGGAAGTGTCAAATGACTGCGGTAAAGGCACACCGATCGGCAGTGCGGTCGTGAGCGTGCGCGTACCGACCATTTCTACAGGCAGTCCGTCCGCTTCGGAAGCGTGCGCGGGCAAATCGTTTAACGTGCCTTTCCAGCAATCGGGCGAGTTCCCGGCCGGTAACCAGTTCAGGGTTCAGATTTCGAGGGTAAACCAGGATGCCAGGTTCTGGACAGTTCCGTCTGTGACGGCGGGTGGCCTTATTACTGCCACATTTCCGGATACAACGACAGGCGGCAGCTATTTTGTGCGGGTGGTGAGTATCGGAGCCAATGCCGATTTTACCGTAAAAGGAAGCGTCAGCCCGATCAATATCACAGCCAGTCCGCTGCCTGTGGCGACACTTTCGGGTAACCAGACGATCATCGCAGGAGAAACTGCCAATCTGAAAGCCGAAATTACCGGCCGGTCGCCCTGGACTTTTGTGCTCAGCGACGGTGTGAAAGACTCGACGTTCACTACAAGTGCTTCTTCATTCAATTTCAAGGTTGCACCGCGGACGACTTCGTTTTATACCATTAAATCAGTTTCCAACAGTTGCGGTGTGGGCAAAGGTGCGGGTTCTGCCAGGATACAGGTAGATCCGATTCTGGGCGTAGAGCCGCCTGCTGCTGCTGCCGCATGGGTAAAGATATATCCGACGCTGGTTCAGGGCTCATGCACGGTGGAAATTACGGGAACACTTTCGGGCAGGCAAGCAAAAGCAGAGATCCTCGACCTCAACGGACGTCAGCGGTCATCAAGCACATTGCGGAGCAACATTACAGAGGTTAACTTCTCCAACCTGCCTTCGGGCCTGTACCTGCTGCGTGTGCAGAATGGTGACCTAAGTACGGTACAGCGGGTTTTGAAACCATAA
- a CDS encoding nucleoside deaminase, translated as MAEAMRLAQLAYEDGEIPVGAVVTAGEKIIGKGYNQTEKLNDVTAHAEMIAITAAADHLGSKYLVDCTLYVTLEPCVMCAGALYWSQMKRVVYAAPDIKRGFSLLGKPILHPKTRVTTGIMGAESQDLLLKFFRTLRT; from the coding sequence ATGGCCGAAGCAATGCGACTGGCGCAACTGGCTTACGAAGACGGTGAAATTCCGGTGGGCGCCGTAGTCACAGCCGGAGAAAAGATCATTGGAAAAGGCTACAACCAGACGGAAAAACTCAACGATGTAACTGCACATGCCGAAATGATTGCCATCACGGCAGCGGCAGATCACCTGGGCTCCAAATACCTTGTGGATTGTACGTTGTACGTTACGCTTGAACCCTGTGTGATGTGTGCCGGGGCACTTTACTGGTCACAGATGAAGCGCGTGGTGTATGCGGCGCCCGATATAAAACGCGGATTTTCACTGCTGGGCAAGCCGATTTTACATCCCAAAACAAGGGTTACAACCGGTATAATGGGGGCCGAATCGCAGGATCTGCTGCTCAAATTTTTTAGGACATTAAGAACATAA
- a CDS encoding superoxide dismutase — MAFTLDPLPYANNALEPHFDALTMEIHHDRHHQAYVTNLNAAVAGTELEGKSIEEIISNISKAPASVRNNGGGHWNHAFFWKSLSPNGGGEPTGKLAEAINAKFGSFATFKDEFKKAATGRFGSGWAWLIKSGDGVAITSTPNQDNPLMDIAEAKGTPIIGLDVWEHAYYLKYQNKRPDYIDAYWNVVDWKAADALYSA, encoded by the coding sequence ATGGCGTTTACACTTGATCCCTTACCTTACGCAAATAATGCATTGGAGCCGCACTTTGATGCATTGACCATGGAAATCCACCACGACCGTCACCACCAGGCTTATGTTACCAATTTGAATGCAGCCGTAGCAGGTACTGAGCTGGAAGGCAAAAGTATAGAAGAAATTATCTCGAATATCAGCAAAGCTCCGGCATCGGTTCGCAACAATGGCGGCGGTCACTGGAACCACGCATTTTTCTGGAAATCACTTTCACCAAACGGCGGCGGCGAACCAACTGGTAAATTGGCGGAAGCAATCAATGCGAAATTCGGATCATTTGCCACTTTCAAAGACGAGTTCAAAAAAGCAGCTACGGGCCGTTTCGGTTCAGGCTGGGCTTGGCTGATCAAATCAGGCGATGGCGTAGCGATCACTTCGACGCCTAACCAGGACAACCCATTGATGGACATCGCCGAAGCCAAAGGCACACCGATTATTGGTCTGGACGTTTGGGAACATGCATACTACCTGAAATACCAAAATAAGCGCCCTGACTACATCGACGCATACTGGAACGTTGTAGACTGGAAGGCCGCTGACGCACTTTACTCGGCGTAA